A stretch of DNA from Atribacteraceae bacterium:
CGTTTGGCCGCTGCATGTATAATCCGGATATTGGCCTGGTGCGGAATGAACAGATCGACCACCTCAATGGACATACCGGCCCTACGCAGGACCTCCCGCGAAGCCTCTTCCATGATTCGTACCGCGAACTTGAAGACCTCATTGCCATTCATATGGATAAAGTGCAATCTCTCGGACAGCGTTTCAGAAGAGGCCGGAAAACGGGAACCGCCAGCCGGAAGTTCGAGAAGTCGGCCGCCACTTCCATCGGCACCGAGATAGGTCGCATAAATACCCGGTTCGGAAGCCAAACCCAGAACCGCTGCACCAGCGCCGTCACCAAACAGGACACAAGTCGACCGATCCTGCCAGTCAACGATTTTTGATAGGGTTTCCACGCCAATCACCAGCGCTTTCCGCCCTCCCCCTCCCGTTAAATATTTCTCGGCAATGGAAAGAGCATAGACAAAGCCAGTACACCCCGCTTCCAAATCGAAGCAGGCGGCTTTTCGGGCCCCGATCTCATTTTGGACAAGACAGGCAGTCGCCGGGAACAACATATCCGGTGTGACGGTCGCGACAATAATCAAATCAAGCTCAGACGCATCGATGCCGGCATCTTCGAGAGCTTTTCGACTGGCCGTAACGGCCAAGGCGGAAGCCGGCTCGTCATGAGCGGCGATACGCCGCGCGGCAATGCCGCTTCGCGACGTAATCCATTCATCGCTGGTTTCAACCATCCGTTCCAAATCCCGGTTGGTAAGACACGCTTCCGGGATCCCGGTACCGATCCCCAATATTTTCACGAAACGCTCGTTCAAGCGTTTTCCTCCCCGTTTTCAACCAGGGAAAAGCCAATTTCCCCCTCCACAGCGATCGCCTCACCAACCCGGGCGACGCCTCTGAGCTTTCCAATCTGTCGGCGCATTTTCAAGAGTACTACCTCGATCAGCAGCTGGTCACCGGGTACCACCGGCCGGCGAAACTTGACGTTGTCCAGCGAGGTCAGAAAGGGTATACGGCCAGCGAACTCCTTCATGTTCATCATCATCGTCGCGCCCACCTGGGCCATGCTTTCCAGGATCAACACCCCGGGCATGATCGGTCTTCCGGGAAAATGCCCCTGAAAAAACCATTCATTCATCGTCACGTTCTTCAAGCCAACCGCCCGGCCTTCTTCAAGGGTCAGTATCTTGTCGATAAGGAGAAAGGGGTAGCGGTGAGGGAGAATCGTTTGAATTTGACAAACGTCTATTTCCATTATGACCTCAACCTCCTGGCTGACAACCCTGGTATCGGGATATAAATTATCGTTTCATCAATTTCGTGACCGGACAAAGTTAACCGCCAAAGCCGGCGACGTTACGTGAAGAGTGTCGACCAGCCGGTGAAAACGCCGTATTTCGTCAAGGGGAACATTTTACCAGGAATTTTGGTATTACTGTAACGAATCGGCCCGAAATTGACAAGGGTTCCGGTCTCGGGTAGTATGGAAAAACAAAATCGTTTCCGACTGAGGTGGAAAAAGTATTATGATGAGGAGCATTCGCAAAAATCTCAATGTCATCCTGATCGTCGTTGTGGCGGCGTTCGCTGCGACCATTTTTTATGGGTACGGCGCACGTCAACCCCTCCAACCGGGAGGAGCCGCCAATGCGGCCGCCACGGTCAACAACGCTGCGATCAGCTTTAACGATTTAAATTTAGCTTTTCAAAGCGTCATTGCTCAGTATGATCAGGCTACCCTGAGCGCATTAGACGAAAACGCCATCGTTTTATTACGCAGGATAGTCCTGGAAAACTTGATCAACAACGAATTGCTATATCAGGAAGCCCGGTCTCAGGGTGTCCGCACTACCGATGCCGAAGTAAGCACCCGGATCGACGAACTCCGCACGCAATTTCCATCTCCGGAGGATTGGAACCGTTTCCTGCAATTCCAGAACCTGGACATGCGAACGTTGCGGGAGGCTTTCCGAAGAGAAACGATGATCAGGAAACTATCTGAAACCCTGGGAAGCGACATTGTCATTCCCGACGATGCAGTACGATCGTATTACGATGAAAACCGTGAGCTTTTCACCGTACCGGCCCGTTACTCCCTATCCCAAATCACAGTCCCGACCCGGGAAGAAGCGGATGCCTTACTCACCAAGCTGTACCTCGGTCGTGACTTTTCTGAACTGGCCCTGGAGAACTCCACCGACCCCTTCCGGGAACGAGGGGGTGAGCGGGGTTGGGTTACAGAAACTCTCCTTCCGGAGAATGCCCGAGAGACCATCGCCCTACAGGCCGGACAAAACGGCGGCTTGACGGAACCCATAGAAGGGACCGATGGATTTACCATTTATAAGGTACTTGAATACCAGCCCGGAGAAGAAACCTCCTACGAAGAAGGTCAGGAGCAGATTCGCGATTTTCTCAGAAGAGAACAGGAACAGATCCGGATCAATAACCTCCTCACCGAATTGCGGGGGAAGTCGGAAATCGTCATCTCGGAACTGTTAATCCCAGAAATCGGCGAAGCAGCCGATAGATCCGAAGATCCCTCAGTCGCTCCTGAGGATTCCGAGGCTGAAATCCTGCCGGGGGACGCTTTGGAACTAAGGGTACCGGAAACTACCGAACCGGATCAACAGCCCGAGGCGCTCGATGAGCTCGGTGATGCGCCGGGTGCGCCGATGACCGAAGAGGATCGAGGGCTGGACACCTCTACCCTCCCCGAATAATAGCTACCGGAGCGCGACCGTCTATGACACTGTCTGACAGCAGCACCGGAAGATAGCGGGAGTCTGGATTGAGGAACGTACGACTTCTCCTTATAGTTTGTACTACACTCGGTATCCTTGCGGGTGCCTTGGTTCTGGGAAACCCCTTTCCCGGGGACCGGAAGAATACGGTTCTTGGCAGGAGTCTGCGGGGTCTCAGATCCTCGGAGATCATCCTCTTCCTTCAAATCCTGGAAGAGAAATGGCTGGAAAAGCCGTTTTCTCTTATTCTGGACGGAAAGACTCTTCCCATCGAGAAACAGCGTCTGGGCATTCGCTTTGATATGCCCCGGATGAGGAATACGATCAGGCAAAGCCAGGAAGGGGAAATTTCCCTCCGTCTTCTTTGGGATGAACAGGCAGTCGAAGAACTTTTACGATCGATTGCCGAACAGGCTTATCGCGCACCGGTCGATGCCCGGATGGAAGACTCTGTGATCATTCCCTCTCAACCGGGGCGATCCCTGAATGTCAAAAAGAGCAAATCCAGGCTTAAGGAGGCACTCAGTAACGGCTTCGTAGAAATACCCGTCGAAGATTTCAACGTCCAACAACCCTACCGAACGACCGAAATCCTGATGGTTTCGCTGGGTCTGCCCCATCTCCTCGCCTCCCACACGACATCACTGGCAGGCCGGAATGAGGAAACGTTATTCAATATCCGCAAGGCCAGCAACAGCATCAGTGGCCTCATTCTGGAGCCGGGAGAGGAGTTTTCCTTTAACCAAGTGGTTGGTCCGGCGGAAAAGGAAGATGGGTATCAAAAAGGGTGGATCGTGGTAAGCGGGAGACTGGTTCCCGGGTACGGAGGGGGCATATGCCAGGTTTCTTCCACACTCTTCAATGCCCTGTTGCAAACCGGCGCTAAGGTTCTCGAACGCTCTCCCCACTCCGGGTTTTCCGAAACAACCTCCTATGTCCTGCCGGGTCGTGATGCGGCGGTGAGCTACGGCTTTAAAGACCTGCGGTTTCGTTTCTCAGGTCAGAGAACCGCCATACTCGCCTTGATCCAAGAGGACTCTCTGATCACCGAAGTATGGGGAGAGGAGGAAAACCGGATAAATCGCCGTTTGGAGACCAGCATTGTTGATTTTCTGGAGACAGGACAAGGTGAGGGCTTCCTCTATGTCCGCACCGTCGCGTACCTGAATGAAGAAAAAGAATTCGAATACCATGACCGTTATCGGATTTGTGCCGACCTTGCCCACTCGTTGATTGCGAAACTCTGAAAGACCGAATAAAGAACAAACCAAAGGGCCGGGTCCCGAAGAACCCGCCTTTTGGTTTGTTCTTTTTGTGCCAGCCTGGACGGGTTTCGACTTACCCTCCCCGGGAAATCACTTCAACATCAAAGGTCGGTTTTTGTTGATAGACCTGACCCAGATTAAGATCGAGAAACCAGACATCCTGATCGATCGCACCATCAACGAAGCTGAGAATCTCACCGGGCATATAAGCCTTGATTGTCAGATTGATATTGTGCAAAAACGGCCGGACCGTGGCGGCGGCCCCCAGCTGGTTGATGACCCCTTCCATTTCTGATCCCCTGAGCTGCGCCTGCAGGATGATCAGATCCTGTTCCTTGGTTAATTGAGCGGTACTCCCCAGAAATCGCCGGGTGAATTCCTGAGCCGCCTCCTGGTCGGGAAAATTCCAGACCCAGGCAACGATATACGGTGCGCCGTCTTCCTTGGTCTGGATTTGCACATGTTGCCTTTCCTCGGGAGACAACTTCTGATACTCGTCAACAGCCGCTCTCTTGAGC
This window harbors:
- a CDS encoding SurA N-terminal domain-containing protein, which codes for MMRSIRKNLNVILIVVVAAFAATIFYGYGARQPLQPGGAANAAATVNNAAISFNDLNLAFQSVIAQYDQATLSALDENAIVLLRRIVLENLINNELLYQEARSQGVRTTDAEVSTRIDELRTQFPSPEDWNRFLQFQNLDMRTLREAFRRETMIRKLSETLGSDIVIPDDAVRSYYDENRELFTVPARYSLSQITVPTREEADALLTKLYLGRDFSELALENSTDPFRERGGERGWVTETLLPENARETIALQAGQNGGLTEPIEGTDGFTIYKVLEYQPGEETSYEEGQEQIRDFLRREQEQIRINNLLTELRGKSEIVISELLIPEIGEAADRSEDPSVAPEDSEAEILPGDALELRVPETTEPDQQPEALDELGDAPGAPMTEEDRGLDTSTLPE
- a CDS encoding VanW family protein; its protein translation is MRNVRLLLIVCTTLGILAGALVLGNPFPGDRKNTVLGRSLRGLRSSEIILFLQILEEKWLEKPFSLILDGKTLPIEKQRLGIRFDMPRMRNTIRQSQEGEISLRLLWDEQAVEELLRSIAEQAYRAPVDARMEDSVIIPSQPGRSLNVKKSKSRLKEALSNGFVEIPVEDFNVQQPYRTTEILMVSLGLPHLLASHTTSLAGRNEETLFNIRKASNSISGLILEPGEEFSFNQVVGPAEKEDGYQKGWIVVSGRLVPGYGGGICQVSSTLFNALLQTGAKVLERSPHSGFSETTSYVLPGRDAAVSYGFKDLRFRFSGQRTAILALIQEDSLITEVWGEEENRINRRLETSIVDFLETGQGEGFLYVRTVAYLNEEKEFEYHDRYRICADLAHSLIAKL
- a CDS encoding beta-ketoacyl-ACP synthase III — its product is MNERFVKILGIGTGIPEACLTNRDLERMVETSDEWITSRSGIAARRIAAHDEPASALAVTASRKALEDAGIDASELDLIIVATVTPDMLFPATACLVQNEIGARKAACFDLEAGCTGFVYALSIAEKYLTGGGGRKALVIGVETLSKIVDWQDRSTCVLFGDGAGAAVLGLASEPGIYATYLGADGSGGRLLELPAGGSRFPASSETLSERLHFIHMNGNEVFKFAVRIMEEASREVLRRAGMSIEVVDLFIPHQANIRIIHAAAKRLAVSPDRIFVNVHKYGNTSSASIPIALSEAREEGRIQDGSLVLLVGFGAGLTWGSALIRW
- the fabZ gene encoding 3-hydroxyacyl-ACP dehydratase FabZ, which translates into the protein MEIDVCQIQTILPHRYPFLLIDKILTLEEGRAVGLKNVTMNEWFFQGHFPGRPIMPGVLILESMAQVGATMMMNMKEFAGRIPFLTSLDNVKFRRPVVPGDQLLIEVVLLKMRRQIGKLRGVARVGEAIAVEGEIGFSLVENGEENA